The genomic segment GCGGCGCAGCCCGAGCTCGCCCCGCACGGCTACGACGGTCGCTTCACGCGGCTCTGGGACTTCTACCTCGCCTTCTCCGAGGCTGGATTCGCCGAGCGCCGGATCCGTGACCTCCAGCTCGTATTCGCCAAGCCGGCGTGGCGACCGGAGCGCACGAGCCTCGGCAGCGCCTCCGTGGCGCCGGTCGCCTCGCGGGTCGCGACGCCGGTCGAGCCGACGGTCATGGCAGATTCCGAGTAGATGGAGCTCAACCACGTCCGCCGCGGCTCGGGTGAGCCGCTCCTGCTGATCCACGGCCTCGGCGCCACCGCGACGATGTGGGCGCCGGTCCTCGACCGGCTCGCCGCCGAGCGCGACGTGCTCGCGGTCGACATGCCGGGCTTCGGTCGCTCCCCCGAGCTCCCGGCCGGCCGGCGCGCGACGCCGGCGAACCTCGCCCGTGCGGTCGCCGACTTCGCGGCGTCGCAGGGGCTGGAGCGCCCGCACGTCGTCGGCAACTCACTCGGCGGCTGGGTCGCGCTCGAGATCGGCAAGGCCGGCGACGCGAGCGGCGTCCTCGCGCTCTCTCCGGCAGGCCTGTTCAAGCGCCCGCTCGGCGACCGGCCCGGGACCGCGCGCAAGGTCGGCCAGACGCTGCGGCCGCTGCTGCCGGCGGTGATGAGCGTCAAGCCGATGCGCGAGGCTCTGATCCGCACTTCGCTGAACCGCCCCGACCGACTGACGAAGGAGGAGGCGACCGATCTGATCGCCGCCTGGCTCGACTCGCCCGGGTACGCCGCCGCCAACCACGAGATGCGCTCCGCCGTGTTCGAGCACGGCGAGCTCGTCGGGGTGCCGGTGACGATCGCCTGGGGGGAGGCCGACCGGCTGCTCGGACCACCCGAGCCGTCGCGGATGCCTCCGGGCACCGACTACCTGACGCTGCCGGGCGCGGGGCACGTCCCGACCTGGGATGAACCCGAGTTGGTCGCCGGCCTGATCCTGCGGACGTCGGGAGGGAGTAAGGCCGACGAACCGGTCGAGACGACCGAGTCCGAGCCCGTCGAGGTCGACCTGGAGGCACACGACACCGTCGGGGGCGCCGAGAACGACGTGCCGGGTGAGGCGCCCGAGCGGGTCGCCTCACCCGACCGCGACGCCTAACCGTTCAGGAACTTCCCGATCCCGCCGGAGCTTCCGCCGGTGGCGCCGCCCGTCGCCGTCGTCGCGCCCTTCGGCGGAGCCTCCGAGGGCTGGACGAGAACCCAGCCCTGGCCCGAGAACGACATCTGGATCGTCTCGCCCGAGCTGCGCCCGATCAGCGTCTTCAGGTTGACGTCGGTCTTGATGTCGGTCCGCAGGCCACTGGACCAGGTGATTGCCGAATTCGGGTCGGCGAACGTGCCCTCGCCGTTGACCTCGAGCATCATCGGGGTGCCGTTGGAGACCAGGGCGACCCACCCCGTGCCCTTGAGCTCCATGTTGTAGAGCCCGCCGCCGAGCATCCCCGAAACGCCCTCGACCCGCTTGACGTCCCAGTCGATGCCGGCGTCGAAGGCGAGCACGTTGGCGCCGTTGGCAGTGATGAAGTCGTCTTGGAGGTGGACCAGCTGGATCTCCTGCGCGAGGTCGGCGAGGAAGACCTCACCCGAGCCCGAGACCTTCATCAGGTCGAGACCCTCGTTGGTCATCGCCTTCTTCGCCATCCGCATCAGACCGCCGGATCCGGCGTGCTCGAACTTGACGTCGCCCTGGTAGGCGATCATCGACCCGAGCTTCGCCTGGATGGTCACGTCGGCGAGCTCGACCTTGAGCAGCTTGGAGTTCTGGAGGCTGAAGGCCTCGTTCGTCTCGGTCTCGCGGAACTGGGCCAGCGATTGCTGGACTGACATGGGTCCCTCCCTTGGTGGTTCGTGACTTCTCAGATGCGGAGCGTGCGCAGACTACGCCCGCTCCGCATCGGCCGAAAGAGGGATTTCCCGCCGTTCACCTCCGCCGATCGTCCCTACGGGAGACCGGTCTCGCCATCCCAGCCGTTCGAGAAGCACGGCTCGCCGCCGCAACCGGAGAACTCGCCGTCGACCTGGAGGAAGTCCGACTTCTGGACCCGCGCGGCGACGTCGCGGCGCGGATAGGAGTGCGGGTCGTCTCCGAAGCCGTCGATTTCACGCGGCGGCAGGTTGACGAGCGGCGCCGGGTCCGTCCCGAGCCCGATCGTGCCCTCGTACGCCTTCGGGCCGCCATCCCAGTAGACGAGCGCGGACCCGGTCGAGCCCTCGGCGATCGGGTCGAGCCCGAACAGGTCCTCGTCGGCCCAGTGGCGGCCCGGCACGAGCGTCGGCGAGTAGTACTCGGCGCCGATCGTCCGCGCCTCGACCTCCGCGGTCAGGTTCGAGACCTGGTGGTCGCCGTAGGCGAGCTGCATCAGCACCTGGTGCTCCGGTGTGTTCGGGTACGGCTCGTCGGTCATGTGCTGCGCGAAGCCGTTCGAGTCCGCGCGGTCCCACATCATCTGGGTGACCGACAGGACGAGCGGCAGCTCGAGCTGGTCGTCGTAGTTGTCGTAGAGGCCGAAGTCGGTGTCGGTGCTGCCGTCGAACACACCCTCGGCGTACTCGTCGAAGTCGACGCTGCGCTGGATCAGCGTCGAGTAGTTCATCCCGGGCACGCCGAGCGACGCACGGGTGAAGTCCGGCGCGAGCGCGGTCAGCGCGCCGCCCAGGATCCCGCCCTGGCTGTTGCCGTCGTAGAACAGCTCGGTCGTGTCGAAGACGGATCCCGCCGATGTCGGCCCGCCGTCATCGGGGTCGACCTGGAAGGCCGGGTCCGACCCCAGCCCGTCGGGATGGATCATCGCCCGCCCGAGGTACATGAAGTTGACGTAGCCCTGCTGGACGCGGTCGGCGATCCGGGGGAAGTTCGACAGATCCGTCAGCGAGGCGACGACCGAACCCTGGTCGTCTGAGGAGAACCCGTCCCAGTTGACGGCGCAGAACGAGAAGTTGTGCTCGTTCGCCATCAGGCTGATGTTCTGACCGGTGCCGCCCCCGACCTCGTTCCGGCTGCCGAGCAGGCCATGGCCGTAGAGCGAAGGCCGCGCCGGATCGAGCGTCCCGTTGTCGACGACGCTGCGCGGGATCGTGCAGACGAAGGGCACCTGAACGCGGAAGGCGTCGTTGAACGTCGGCACGACCGCGTCGTCGCTCGCCCAATCGAAGGTCGCACCGGGCGGGCACCCGTCCACGTTGAGGTAGCAGGGCACGTCGATCGTCCCCTCGACCCTGCGCAGCAGATTGGCGTTGGCCTCCGGCGTGTAGTCGGTGACCGAGGTGACCTGGAAGTCCGGCGAGTCGCCCTGGACGATGCCGTCGGCGAGGTTCGTGTCGCCGAGCTCGGCGAACGCGTCGTCGCGCATCTCGAGAACGCGGTTGCCGGCCAGGGACTCGCCGCTCGCGACGGTGAAGTCCCAGGCCAGGTAGAGGGTCTTCCGCTGGATCCCGGAGTCCTGGAGGGTCGCGATGATGTCGTCCATCGCCGGGCGACGATCCTCGATCGCCTCCTGGGTGGTGATGAGACGATCCCGCAGCACCTTGAAGGCCGGCGAGGGCTCGATCACGTCGCCGTCCGCGTCGCGCAGGTCGCGCAGGGCGACGATGTAGCGGTGGCCCTCGAGAAAGTTGGTCGCCGGGCGGATCCACAGGACCCGGTCCGCGTCGTCCTCGGCGACGGCGTCCATCTCGGTGAAGATCGGATGGCGCTCACCGGTATCGGCGTCGATCACGACGATGCGCTGAGCGGCCTCGCGATAGGCGCCCAGGTCGGTGATGTCGACGGTGCCGTTCGCGTCGAGCGTGGCCTGGTCATCGAGTCCGGGGACCTTGAGGACGATCGGCTGGCCCGGCGAGAAGCCGTCGGCGCGGTTGATGTCGGTCGGATCGATCTCGTTCCCGCGGACGTTGTCGGGCATCGACCGCTCGTCGATCGCGACGCGTCGACCGGTCTCGGTGTCGGGATCCTCGACGGTGTAGAAGTCGTTCGGGAACGGCTGCAGGCAGAAGCGCGTCTCGATCACGTCGCAACGGCTCGAGTTCGGCGTATCGATCTCCGGCCCCGTGTAGGGCTTCGGCTTCGGGCACTCCTTCGGGTCGTTGACGAGCGTCCCGGACCCGCGGTAGGTCTTCTTACCGACCTTCGCCCCGAGTGCGATGGTGTGCTTGGAGCAGCCCGAGATGGCCTGGGCCCCGCTCTTCGTGAGCGTGAGCGAGACCGTCTTCGGCCGCTTCCCGATCCTGCCCTTCGCCGGACGGGCGATCGCCTTGCCGCCCTTCTTGGCGGTGACCGCGTACCTGCCCGGACCGATCTTCCCGAGCTTCACCTTGAGCTTGTTCGTCTCGAGCGCCTTGGCCTGGCTCTTGTCGGCGAGGCTGACCTTCGGCGCGGCCGCGGCCTGCGACGGAACGACGAGGCAAGCTAGGACGGGGAGCAGTGCGGCGGCGATCGCGAACGGCGCGAACGGCCTCGAACGGACGGCAGACATGCGGATGACGATCTCCTTCGGCCGCCGCGGCGGCCTTTCCTCGCGACATGCGTCGCAACAGGCCTCGGGCCCTCACCCTCGGCACCTCTCCCGCCGCAACGGCGCGGCGCGGCCAATGTAGCGGGCGGGTCAAACGGTCCTTCGCTGATCCGAGACCTGCCGGCGCGGGTAGAAGGGTTGTCCATGACCGAAGCGAAGCCCGAATCGAAGGCCGCCGGCAAGCTCGCGCAGCTCCAGGAGTTCGTCGAGCGCGAGCGCGAGCGCTACGAGGAGCGCGGCCTGGCGTTCCGGGTCGCATGGATCACCGCCGCGGTGATCGTGCTGTTGGCGGGCATCGCGATGATGGTCTTCCCCGGCCCGGCCTTCATCGTCATTCCGGTCGGCCTGGCGATGCTGTCGCTGCAGTTCGCGTGGGCCGGCTGGGTGCTCGACACGGGGCTCGAGAAGGGCCAGATCGCCGTCGACAGGGTCGCCAACGCGAGCCTGCGCGTGAAGATCCTGATCGGTGCTGCGGTCGTGACGGGGGCGGTCTGCGTCGGTCTGCTCGCCTATCAGGTTGTCCTGGTCAAGTAGGGCGCGCGGTCAGCCCCCGGCGCTCCGGACGCGTCGTCTCATCGTCACGAGCATCCCGGCCGCCGAGGCGACTCCCGCAGCCGCGCCGGCGATCGCCTCGGCCCGACGCTCGCCGCCGGCCAGCAGGCGCCTCATGCCGACGATCCCCAGCGGCGCAAAGAGCA from the Thermoleophilia bacterium SCSIO 60948 genome contains:
- a CDS encoding alpha/beta fold hydrolase, which codes for MELNHVRRGSGEPLLLIHGLGATATMWAPVLDRLAAERDVLAVDMPGFGRSPELPAGRRATPANLARAVADFAASQGLERPHVVGNSLGGWVALEIGKAGDASGVLALSPAGLFKRPLGDRPGTARKVGQTLRPLLPAVMSVKPMREALIRTSLNRPDRLTKEEATDLIAAWLDSPGYAAANHEMRSAVFEHGELVGVPVTIAWGEADRLLGPPEPSRMPPGTDYLTLPGAGHVPTWDEPELVAGLILRTSGGSKADEPVETTESEPVEVDLEAHDTVGGAENDVPGEAPERVASPDRDA
- a CDS encoding AIM24 family protein, whose protein sequence is MSVQQSLAQFRETETNEAFSLQNSKLLKVELADVTIQAKLGSMIAYQGDVKFEHAGSGGLMRMAKKAMTNEGLDLMKVSGSGEVFLADLAQEIQLVHLQDDFITANGANVLAFDAGIDWDVKRVEGVSGMLGGGLYNMELKGTGWVALVSNGTPMMLEVNGEGTFADPNSAITWSSGLRTDIKTDVNLKTLIGRSSGETIQMSFSGQGWVLVQPSEAPPKGATTATGGATGGSSGGIGKFLNG